Sequence from the Maribacter algicola genome:
ATTAAACCGTGAAAATAACCAACATAGAAGCGTATTGGCTTCGTTGCCCCATCCCAAAGGAAAAACAGCATTTTAGCGATTACGGACTCCTCACCAATTTTGATATGACCTTGATCGTTGTTACAACCGATTCCGGTCTTCAAGGATTTGGGGAAGCTAAAGCGGCCGTTGGCTCATCAGGATCTTGCGCCAGCATCGTCAGTTGTGTGGAAAACGAATTAAAACCCCAACTAGTGGGGCAGGATGCCCGAAACATTTCCCGAATCTGGGAGATGGTCTATAACGGAACTCGTGACCACTATTCCTTGTCCCGAGGTCGTAAGTTTCCTATTTTAGGCCGACGTGGACTCACCATTTCAGCACTCAGTGGCATAGACACCGCCCTTTGGGATATTAAGGGAAAATCCCTTGGAGTTCCAGTGGTGGATCTGTTGGGCGGTAGTTGTCGCGATAAAATGGAAGCCTACGCCAGTGGCGGATGGGCCAAGGTAGATGCCATAGGGGAGCAATTGAAAAGTTACACGGCCAAAGGTTTTTCAGGGGTAAAAATGCGCGTGGGCATCATGGACGAGACCGTAAAAGCGAGCGTGGATCGTGTAAAAGCCGCGCGTGAAGCTTTAGGAGATGACATCAAGTTGATGACGGATGCCCACGGCACCTTCAGCGTGCCGGAGGCCAAACAGTTTTGTCGCGGCGTCGCCGATTGTAACCTGTATTGGTTTGAGGAACCCATCAATCCGGATAATAAAATAGGTACTGCAGAAGTTCGCTCCCAGACCGATATTCCCATTGCGGCAGGTGAAAGCGAATACACGGCCTTTGACATTCGGGATATGATTTCGGAACGTGCACTGGACGTGCTGCAACCGGATTGCGCCATCATTGGTGGGATTACGGAGGCCATGCGGGTATCACAATTGGCACATACCTATCAATTGGAACTGGCACCGCACTGTTGGGGATCGGCCTTTTCCTTTATGGCAGGACTTTCAGTAGCCTTTGCCTCGCCTTCTGCCAATGTCATAGAATTTTCCTTGGGTGGAAACCCCATGATGTACGACCTGGTGGAAGAACATATTAGTGTGGGCCAAGACGGCATGATCGACGCTCCGGATAGACCCGGTTTGGGCCTGACCCCCAATTGGGATTTTGTAAAAGAATTTAAACAATAAGAACCATGGCAAAAGCAGTAAAAATCAATCACGTAGCCTTGGTGGTGAGCAATTTGGAGGAAGCTTGTAAATTCTATGAGCACGAATTGGGCCTGGAACCCATTCCCGCATTTTTGTTCGACTACCCTACGGCCTTTTTCAAGTTCAATGAGGAGCAACAATTACACCTGACGGAGTGGGAGGACACCTATTCCTTTAGGGGACATCTGTGCGTTACCGTGGACGATATCAACGCGGTTTTCTTTCGGATGAAGGAGCTTGGTGTTATTGACATTAGTCCTTGGGGTAAGGTGCGTCAACTACCAGATGGTGCCATACAAATGTTCGTACGGGATCCATCAGGCAACTTGGTGGAAATATCCTCGGATCCAGATGATAAGGAAAAAATCGACCCCAAAATTTTCGAGGACGAATTATACCAAGAAGGAATTTATGTGTCCGGAAGAAACGATTTCAGGGGTTATAAAACTAAGGACGCGACCCTATACCACAATAAATAAATGCTAAAAAATATCCTTTTATTGGAGACGGTAGCCGAAGAGGCCATGGAGCTTTTGGAATCGGCCGAGGATATGAATATTCTTACCGGTTTTGACCCAGCTTCCCTGGAGACGCATCTTTCGGAGAGCGAAATTCATGCCATTATCACCCGTGGAAAAGGTCAGGTGCGGTCATCGCTAATGGCATCCCTCCCCAAATTGGAAGTCATTTCCAGATGTGGCGTAGGCTTGGATAACATCGATGTTTCAGCGGCGACCGAAAGGGGCATCAAGGTGGTAAACGCGCCTAATTCCAACGCCAATACCATTGCAGAGCATACCATTTCCTTGCTACTGGTTTTACAACGAAACCTCTACAATGCCATTACCATGGTCAAGGAAGACCGATGGCAAGACCGGGGCCGTTATGTCGGCGACGAATTGCATGGAAAGACCTTGGGAATTTTGGGCATGGGAAATATCGGAAAAAAAGTAGCCAAAATTGCCGATGCCCTAGGTATGGAGGTCATCTATTGGAGTTCCAAGGAAGAGGCCGTGCCCTACACTTTTAGGGATTTGGATGAAGTCCTGAAAACGTCGGATTGCATCAGTCTGCACCTACCCCTTACAAAGGAGACCGAAAACCTGATAAATGCCGCTGCCCTGGCAAAAATGAAACCATCGGCCCTAATCATCAATACCGCCCGGGGGAAGATCATTGATCAGACCGCGCTGACCGAAGCACTCTACGCCAACCGTTTGGGCGGTTTTGCCGCCGATGTACTTTCCGAAGAACCGCCAAAAGCGAACGACCCTTTATTAAAACTGCCCAATACCTACATTACCGCGCACGTGGGTAGCCTCACCAAGACAACCTATGATTTTATGTGCATGTTCACGGTACAAAATACCCTAGCTATCCTTCGAGACGAAATACCCGCCAACAATTGTATTTATAACTTAAAAGAATTAAAAGATTCGAATCGATAAAAATGAAGTATCAACCCAAATCAACCAACCTTTTTTTGCTGTTTCTATTGTCCTGTATTTCAGTGCATTCCCAAATACTTGTGAATCAAGACCGATTAGAAGAACGGATTTTCGATCTGGCAAAATTCGGACTTCAGGATAATGGCGAAACGGAGCGGGTCGCTTTTAGTGATGCCGATTTGGAGGCGCACCAGTGGGTCATTTCGGAATTGACCAAAATGGGTTTGGAAACGCATACCGATTTTGCGGGGAACATAGTGGCGACTAGATCGGGTACCAAGAAGAACATGAAACCCATAGTCTTTGGGTCCCATATTGACCGGGTTCCCAATGGGGGCAATTATGACGGATGCGTGGGCTCCATGGCCGCCTTAGAAGTCATTCAGACCTTGAACGAAAACAATATAAAAACAAAACACCCACTTCAGGTCATCATCTTTTCCAACGAGGAAGGTGGTGTTATGGGTAGCCGGGCGATTGCCGGTCATTTGGGTAAAAGTGCCCTAGGCGTTAAAAACTCCACCGGCTACTCGATGGGCGAAGGCATCATGCGCTTGGGCGGGGACACTACCCGACTGGCAGAGGTTGTACGGAAAAAGGGCGAATTGGCCGCCTTCTTGGAACTTCATATTGAACAGGGAGGCATCCTTGAAAAGGAAAATTTGGATATTGGGGTCGTAGAGGGCATCGTTGGTTTAAAGTGGTGGGACGTAGAATTCACCGGATTTGCCAATCATGCAGGCACTACGCCCATGAACGCCCGAAAGAATGCGCTATTGGCGGCGGCAAAATTCATCGTTGCCGTAAACGAAATCACCAACAGCTTTGACGGGGCTCAAGTGGGTACCGTAGGGAGAATCAAAGCGGAGCCCGGAGCCCCAAACGTAATTCCCGGAAAGGTAACCGCCAGTTTGGAAATTCGGGATCTTTCATCGGAAATTATCCAAAAAGTGTACCAGGCCATAAAAACAAAAACAGCCGAAATCGCGGAATCCTCCAATGTCACGGTGGAATTCCATCCTCTAGATACTACGGCCGACCCAGCCATTATGAATCCGGAAATACAAAAAATCATTGCCGAAAATGCCAAATCCTTGGGGCTTACCTATAAATATATGCCCAGCGGTGCAGGGCACGACGCCCAAGATATGGCCATTATTGCCCCTACGGGAATGATTTTTGTTCCCAGCAAAGGAGGTATCAGCCATTCGCCAAAAGAATTTACTTCCGCAAAGGATATGGCCAACGGTGCCAATGTCCTGCTAAAGTCCCTATTGGAATTGGATAATACGATGGAATAAATTTTATGGTTTGTTTTTTCCGTTCTAGCTGTAATTGCTAACTTGGACCATTATCCACAAACGAACTCATAAAATGAAAAAACCGCTACTCTTTACCCTCCTGTTGTTCACTGTATCCATTATAAACCTGTCCGCACAGACTGTAGAAGAAATCGTAGCGGCCATTGAAAAAGAGGGTACCGAAAATTCGCAATTGGAGGAATTGGCATATCAATTGATGGACCTAAACGGACCAAGATTGGTGGGTACACCCGAAATGAAATCGGCGCACGATTGGGCAGTAAACACGTATAAAAGTTGGGGTATCGACGCGGAAAACCAGCAATGGGGCACTTGGAAGGGTTGGCAACGTGGCATCACCCATGTGGATATGGTTTCGCCCAGAGTGGCCTCCTTACACGCCACTCAATTGGCTTGGAGCCCTAGTTCCGGGAAAAAAGGAGTAACGGCCGAGCTTATTACCCTACCAAAAATAAAGGATTCCATGGCATTTGCCCAATGGCTCCCAAATGTGAAAGGCAAAATCGTAATGGTAAGTATGATGCAGCCCACAGGTAGGCCAGACGATAATTGGGAAGAATTTGCCACCGAAGCTTCCTTTGCCAAAATGAAAGAGGAAAGGGAAGCGATGGAAAAAGCCTGGGACGAGAACATGAAAAATACCGGATACTCCAGTAGGACCATCAATAAGGCTTTAGAAGACGCGGGCGCAGTAGCCATAGCCCAATCCCGATGGTCACGTGGATTTGGGGCGAACAAAATTTTTAGTGCCGGAACCGATAAAATTCCCGTAGTGGACATATCTCTGGAAGATTATGGAATGTTGTATAGAATGGTAGAACACGGTGCAAAACCCCAGATCAAGATTATGGCCGAGTCCAAAGAACTTGGCGAAGTACCTACCTTTAATACCATCGCTACCATTCCCGGAACGGAACTTCCCGATGAATACGTAATCCTGTCCGCACATTTCGACTCTTGGGACGGAGCCACGGGAGCAACGGACAATGGCACCGGAACCATTACCATGTTGGAGGCCGCACGGATCCTACAAAAAGTATATCCCAACCCTAAAAGAACCATACTCATAGGTCATTGGGGCAGTGAGGAGCAAGGACTGAACGGTTCACGAGCTTTTGTGGAGGATAACCCAAAAATTGTAGAAGGACTACAGGCCTTGTTCAATCAGGACAACGGTACGGGAAGGGTCGTACGCATTTCCGGACAAGGATTTTTACATGCGTATGATTATTTGGGCCGATGGTTGGAAGCCGTTCCAGATGCCTACAAAAATGAAATTGAAACTACCTTTCCAGGAACTCCTGGAGGCGGCGGCTCAGATTATGCGTCCTTTGTAGCAGCTGGCGCACCAGCCTTTTCATTGAGTTCCCTAAGTTGGGCCTATTGGAACTACACTTGGCATACGAATTTGGATACCTATGACAAAATTGTTTTTGACGATGTTCGAAACAACGCCATCCTGACCGCCATCCTAACCTATATGGCCTGCGAGGACCCAGCGAAAACATCGCGTGAAAAAGCAGTTTTAGGTATTAATCCAAGGACTGGGGAGCAACGGGAATGGCCTAGCCCAAGAAGCCCCAATAGAAAAGGGGGATTGGATTAAAATCTATGTTTATTTCAGAT
This genomic interval carries:
- a CDS encoding M20/M25/M40 family metallo-hydrolase, with the protein product MKKPLLFTLLLFTVSIINLSAQTVEEIVAAIEKEGTENSQLEELAYQLMDLNGPRLVGTPEMKSAHDWAVNTYKSWGIDAENQQWGTWKGWQRGITHVDMVSPRVASLHATQLAWSPSSGKKGVTAELITLPKIKDSMAFAQWLPNVKGKIVMVSMMQPTGRPDDNWEEFATEASFAKMKEEREAMEKAWDENMKNTGYSSRTINKALEDAGAVAIAQSRWSRGFGANKIFSAGTDKIPVVDISLEDYGMLYRMVEHGAKPQIKIMAESKELGEVPTFNTIATIPGTELPDEYVILSAHFDSWDGATGATDNGTGTITMLEAARILQKVYPNPKRTILIGHWGSEEQGLNGSRAFVEDNPKIVEGLQALFNQDNGTGRVVRISGQGFLHAYDYLGRWLEAVPDAYKNEIETTFPGTPGGGGSDYASFVAAGAPAFSLSSLSWAYWNYTWHTNLDTYDKIVFDDVRNNAILTAILTYMACEDPAKTSREKAVLGINPRTGEQREWPSPRSPNRKGGLD
- a CDS encoding Zn-dependent hydrolase, which produces MKYQPKSTNLFLLFLLSCISVHSQILVNQDRLEERIFDLAKFGLQDNGETERVAFSDADLEAHQWVISELTKMGLETHTDFAGNIVATRSGTKKNMKPIVFGSHIDRVPNGGNYDGCVGSMAALEVIQTLNENNIKTKHPLQVIIFSNEEGGVMGSRAIAGHLGKSALGVKNSTGYSMGEGIMRLGGDTTRLAEVVRKKGELAAFLELHIEQGGILEKENLDIGVVEGIVGLKWWDVEFTGFANHAGTTPMNARKNALLAAAKFIVAVNEITNSFDGAQVGTVGRIKAEPGAPNVIPGKVTASLEIRDLSSEIIQKVYQAIKTKTAEIAESSNVTVEFHPLDTTADPAIMNPEIQKIIAENAKSLGLTYKYMPSGAGHDAQDMAIIAPTGMIFVPSKGGISHSPKEFTSAKDMANGANVLLKSLLELDNTME
- a CDS encoding NAD(P)-dependent oxidoreductase, yielding MLKNILLLETVAEEAMELLESAEDMNILTGFDPASLETHLSESEIHAIITRGKGQVRSSLMASLPKLEVISRCGVGLDNIDVSAATERGIKVVNAPNSNANTIAEHTISLLLVLQRNLYNAITMVKEDRWQDRGRYVGDELHGKTLGILGMGNIGKKVAKIADALGMEVIYWSSKEEAVPYTFRDLDEVLKTSDCISLHLPLTKETENLINAAALAKMKPSALIINTARGKIIDQTALTEALYANRLGGFAADVLSEEPPKANDPLLKLPNTYITAHVGSLTKTTYDFMCMFTVQNTLAILRDEIPANNCIYNLKELKDSNR
- a CDS encoding VOC family protein → MAKAVKINHVALVVSNLEEACKFYEHELGLEPIPAFLFDYPTAFFKFNEEQQLHLTEWEDTYSFRGHLCVTVDDINAVFFRMKELGVIDISPWGKVRQLPDGAIQMFVRDPSGNLVEISSDPDDKEKIDPKIFEDELYQEGIYVSGRNDFRGYKTKDATLYHNK
- a CDS encoding mandelate racemase/muconate lactonizing enzyme family protein → MKITNIEAYWLRCPIPKEKQHFSDYGLLTNFDMTLIVVTTDSGLQGFGEAKAAVGSSGSCASIVSCVENELKPQLVGQDARNISRIWEMVYNGTRDHYSLSRGRKFPILGRRGLTISALSGIDTALWDIKGKSLGVPVVDLLGGSCRDKMEAYASGGWAKVDAIGEQLKSYTAKGFSGVKMRVGIMDETVKASVDRVKAAREALGDDIKLMTDAHGTFSVPEAKQFCRGVADCNLYWFEEPINPDNKIGTAEVRSQTDIPIAAGESEYTAFDIRDMISERALDVLQPDCAIIGGITEAMRVSQLAHTYQLELAPHCWGSAFSFMAGLSVAFASPSANVIEFSLGGNPMMYDLVEEHISVGQDGMIDAPDRPGLGLTPNWDFVKEFKQ